Proteins encoded together in one uncultured Desulfosarcina sp. window:
- the folD gene encoding bifunctional methylenetetrahydrofolate dehydrogenase/methenyltetrahydrofolate cyclohydrolase FolD, with translation MTATLIKGTEIREQILEEITAEVAKIKESHGVVPGLVTILVGENPASISYVTLKIKTAHRVGFKEVQDSQSVDISEADLLALIDKYNNDDSINGILVQLPLPKHIDEKKVLNAIDPDKDVDGFHPVNVGRLMIGGKEVKFPPCTPFGIQEMIVRAGVETSGAEVVVVGRSNIVGKPIANMMVQKGPGANSTVTIVHTRTKDLAGHCKRADILIVAAGVPDLVKPEWIKPGACVIDVGVNRVGEKISEKTGKKIAILKGDVDFDAAKEIAGYITPVPGGVGPMTITMLMLNTLKSLKFKLGIE, from the coding sequence ATGACAGCAACGCTTATCAAAGGCACCGAGATCCGCGAGCAGATTCTCGAGGAAATTACGGCCGAAGTCGCGAAAATCAAGGAGTCGCACGGCGTGGTTCCCGGATTGGTCACCATTCTCGTAGGTGAAAATCCGGCATCCATTTCCTACGTGACCCTGAAAATCAAGACCGCTCACCGTGTCGGTTTCAAGGAAGTGCAGGACAGCCAGTCGGTGGACATCTCCGAAGCGGATCTTCTGGCGCTGATCGACAAATACAACAATGACGACAGCATCAACGGCATCCTGGTTCAGCTGCCCCTGCCCAAACACATCGATGAGAAGAAAGTTCTCAACGCCATCGATCCGGACAAGGATGTGGACGGCTTTCATCCGGTCAACGTGGGCCGGCTGATGATCGGGGGCAAGGAAGTCAAATTCCCGCCGTGTACGCCTTTCGGCATTCAGGAGATGATCGTGCGCGCCGGTGTCGAAACCAGCGGCGCCGAAGTGGTCGTCGTCGGCCGCTCCAACATCGTCGGCAAGCCCATCGCCAACATGATGGTTCAAAAAGGTCCCGGCGCCAACTCTACGGTGACCATCGTGCATACCCGTACCAAAGACCTGGCCGGCCACTGCAAACGCGCCGATATTCTGATCGTCGCTGCTGGTGTGCCCGATCTGGTGAAACCCGAATGGATCAAGCCCGGCGCTTGCGTGATCGATGTCGGCGTAAACCGAGTCGGCGAGAAGATCAGCGAAAAAACCGGCAAGAAAATCGCCATCCTCAAGGGCGATGTGGATTTCGATGCGGCCAAGGAAATCGCCGGCTACATCACCCCGGTTCCGGGCGGCGTAGGGCCCATGACCATTACCATGCTGATGCTCAACACCCTCAAGTCGCTCAAGTTCAAGCTGGGAATCGAATAA
- a CDS encoding ABC transporter ATP-binding protein gives MLNVENLRVSYGNIKALHGISFTIDAGEIVTIIGANGAGKSTTLRAISRMVPVEAGTTMTCMGKDLLQFPADKVVSQLGVTHVPEGRRLFGNLSVMDNLQLATFARKDRDNVKKDIRRVFEIFPRLEERKSQASGTMSGGEQQMLAIGRAFMSGRRLMLLDEPSMGLSPLLMMNVFQALKEINKQEGTAILLVEQNARLALKFSQKGYVLETGNLVLEGDSETLINDPEVKKAYLGG, from the coding sequence CTGCTCAATGTGGAAAACCTCCGGGTCTCATACGGAAACATCAAGGCCCTGCACGGGATCAGCTTTACCATCGATGCCGGCGAGATCGTTACCATCATCGGCGCCAACGGCGCCGGCAAGAGCACTACCCTGCGGGCCATTTCGCGCATGGTGCCGGTGGAAGCGGGAACGACCATGACCTGCATGGGCAAGGACCTGCTCCAGTTTCCCGCCGACAAGGTGGTCAGTCAGCTGGGCGTCACCCACGTTCCCGAAGGCCGGCGTCTTTTCGGCAACCTGTCCGTCATGGACAACTTGCAGCTGGCCACCTTCGCACGCAAGGACCGTGACAATGTGAAGAAAGACATTCGCCGGGTATTCGAAATTTTTCCACGCCTGGAAGAGCGCAAATCTCAGGCTTCGGGTACCATGAGCGGTGGTGAGCAACAGATGCTGGCCATCGGACGCGCCTTCATGAGCGGCCGTCGGCTGATGCTGCTGGACGAGCCTTCCATGGGGCTGTCGCCGCTGTTGATGATGAACGTGTTCCAGGCCTTAAAGGAGATCAACAAGCAGGAGGGCACCGCCATTTTGCTGGTGGAGCAAAATGCCCGCCTGGCGTTGAAGTTCTCCCAGAAAGGCTATGTGCTGGAAACCGGCAACCTGGTGCTGGAAGGTGATTCGGAAACCCTGATCAATGATCCGGAAGTGAAGAAGGCGTATTTAGGTGGATAG
- a CDS encoding branched-chain amino acid ABC transporter permease, with the protein MTFNFLMQNLINALQWGSFYALIALGYSMVYSILMLFNFAHGDIFMVGAYIGLGVSLGLLSLFGSGAAAVLPGWLLLVLTILISMFLTAFVGIIVERVGYRPLREAPRASAAITGLMIGIILETGNILFLGGQRLKFPQLIESVTYNVGGVYVTNKKIMIVLVSIGLMLALHQLITRTKWGMAMRAMAYDYVVVPLVGVPMNTIAAMTFAIGSALAAAAGILFGLAYPVLDPYMGVSFGWKAFVAAILGGRGSIMGACIAGFMLGFIEIMTVPAIMITNRLFSLNIGSNLRDLIAYSIVLVILIFRPHGLFGQAYSAKLRL; encoded by the coding sequence ATGACCTTTAATTTTCTCATGCAGAACCTGATCAACGCGCTGCAGTGGGGCAGTTTTTACGCCCTGATCGCGTTGGGTTACTCCATGGTGTACAGCATCCTGATGCTGTTCAATTTCGCCCACGGGGATATCTTCATGGTGGGCGCCTATATCGGGTTGGGCGTGTCGCTGGGGCTGCTCTCCCTGTTCGGCAGCGGTGCGGCTGCCGTGCTTCCCGGCTGGCTGCTGCTGGTGCTGACCATTTTGATCTCCATGTTTCTGACCGCCTTTGTGGGGATCATCGTCGAGCGGGTCGGCTACCGGCCGCTAAGGGAGGCGCCGCGGGCCTCGGCCGCCATCACCGGCCTGATGATCGGCATCATTCTGGAAACCGGCAATATCCTGTTCCTTGGCGGACAGCGCCTCAAATTTCCCCAGTTGATCGAATCGGTCACTTACAACGTCGGCGGCGTATACGTCACCAACAAGAAGATCATGATCGTACTGGTATCCATCGGGCTGATGCTGGCCCTGCATCAGTTGATCACCCGCACCAAGTGGGGTATGGCCATGCGGGCCATGGCCTACGACTACGTGGTGGTCCCGCTGGTGGGGGTGCCCATGAACACCATTGCCGCCATGACCTTTGCCATTGGATCGGCGCTGGCTGCTGCGGCCGGCATCCTGTTCGGTCTGGCCTATCCGGTGCTGGACCCGTACATGGGGGTCAGTTTCGGCTGGAAGGCGTTCGTGGCGGCCATTCTCGGGGGGCGCGGCTCCATCATGGGGGCCTGCATCGCCGGTTTCATGCTGGGATTCATCGAAATCATGACCGTGCCGGCCATCATGATCACGAACCGGTTGTTCTCCCTGAACATCGGCTCCAATCTGCGCGATCTGATTGCCTATTCCATCGTGCTGGTGATTCTGATTTTCAGGCCCCACGGTTTGTTCGGGCAGGCGTACAGTGCGAAATTGAGACTTTAA
- a CDS encoding peptidoglycan DD-metalloendopeptidase family protein: protein MAKKISFIILSNSGTTIKQIAVPVVLIAALAIGCILGAVFFGIAIHDYQTLRKSVADNRLMARTIQEQQDEIGQQRLQVQAFAHEINALKDHLVELGRFEEKIRIIANLDSDKGENSLFGVGGAAPDDLDPRLEISQRHEGLMREMHRQVDDLTAVSRGQENRFGSLLDKLEGQRNLLASTPAIRPTGGWLTSRFGYRTSPFTGRKEFHKGIDIANRKGTDILATADGIVSFTGKKGAMGNVLVIDHGHGLLTRYAHLSEMLKKRGEAVKRGDVVARMGSSGRSTGPHLHYEVHLNGVPVNPSQYILN, encoded by the coding sequence ATGGCTAAAAAGATCTCGTTCATCATTCTGAGCAATTCAGGAACGACCATCAAACAGATTGCCGTTCCGGTTGTTCTGATCGCGGCCCTGGCCATTGGCTGCATCCTGGGCGCCGTATTTTTCGGCATCGCCATTCACGACTACCAAACCCTTCGCAAATCCGTTGCCGATAACCGCCTGATGGCCCGTACCATCCAGGAACAGCAGGATGAGATCGGGCAGCAGCGGCTCCAGGTTCAGGCCTTTGCCCACGAAATCAACGCCCTGAAGGATCATCTGGTCGAACTGGGCCGATTCGAAGAAAAAATCCGCATCATTGCCAACCTGGATTCCGATAAGGGCGAAAACAGCCTTTTCGGTGTCGGGGGCGCCGCCCCGGACGATCTGGATCCGCGATTGGAGATTTCCCAGCGGCACGAGGGGCTGATGCGTGAAATGCATCGCCAGGTGGACGATTTGACTGCGGTTTCCCGGGGGCAGGAAAACCGTTTCGGAAGTCTGCTCGACAAACTGGAAGGGCAGCGTAATCTGCTGGCATCGACCCCGGCGATTCGTCCTACCGGTGGTTGGCTGACCTCCCGATTCGGTTACCGCACTTCCCCGTTCACCGGCCGCAAAGAGTTCCACAAGGGGATTGATATCGCCAACCGCAAGGGGACCGATATCCTGGCCACTGCCGACGGCATCGTTTCGTTCACCGGGAAAAAGGGCGCCATGGGCAACGTGTTGGTCATCGACCACGGCCACGGCTTGCTTACCCGCTATGCCCACCTCAGCGAAATGTTGAAAAAGCGCGGGGAGGCCGTCAAGCGGGGGGATGTCGTCGCCCGGATGGGAAGCAGCGGACGCAGCACGGGCCCCCACCTGCACTACGAAGTCCACCTCAACGGCGTTCCGGTGAATCCCTCCCAGTATATCCTGAATTAA
- the secA gene encoding preprotein translocase subunit SecA, whose product MIGKWLTQIFGSKNERELKKLQPLVDRINELEPEIKAMSDAQLKDQTPRLRTRLDNGEPLDDLLPEAFATVREASMRTLGMRHYDVQLIGGMVLHGGSIAEMKTGEGKTLVATLPGYLNALTGRGVHVITVNDYLARRDTEWMGQIYRFLGMSVGTIQHGLDDRQRKESYGSDVTYGTNNEFGFDYLRDNMKFDAASLVQRELYYAIVDEVDSILVDEARTPLIISGPAEKSTQLYYQVNEIVPKFKAEVDYKIDEKARSATLTEEGVAHAEKMLGVENLYDPSNIELLHHTNQALKAHTLFKRDVDYIVKEGEVIIVDEFTGRLMPGRRYSEGLHQALEAKENVKIENENQTLATITFQNYFRMYDKLAGMTGTADTEAAEFKKIYNLDVSVIPTNKPMIRKDFADVIYKTRREKFNAAIEEIKELHKRGQPVLVGTVSIDISEQLAKQLKKRGIPHEILNAKNHEKEAEIISMAGQKGAVTISTNMAGRGTDIVLGEGVTELGGLHILGTERHESRRIDNQLRGRSGRQGDPGSSRFYLALEDDLLRIFGGERITGIMERLGMEEGEPIEHNLISRAIENAQSKVEAHNFDIRKHLLEYDDVMNQQREVIYKQRRDLLTGVNLKETIEDIMMENAETIASQFADERDLPEDWDWDGISDAVFQQFNFRLAKMDENTLDGLNDEGLAQAIYEQAHEIYTQKTAMLGSEEDFRQLERVVMLQTVDNLWKDHLLSMDHLKEGIGLRGYAQQNPLLVYKKEGFEMFQETIERIKSETLGILFRIQLAEPDHIEELQQPKEQPLVFSGGGDAPAAKKPVKREASKVGRNDPCPCGSGKKYKKCCGR is encoded by the coding sequence ATGATCGGCAAATGGTTAACCCAGATATTCGGCAGCAAGAACGAACGGGAGCTGAAAAAACTACAGCCGCTGGTCGACCGCATCAACGAGCTGGAACCCGAGATCAAGGCCATGAGCGATGCACAGCTCAAGGACCAGACGCCGCGTCTCAGAACCCGCCTCGATAACGGGGAACCGTTGGACGACCTGCTGCCCGAAGCCTTCGCCACGGTCCGGGAAGCCTCCATGAGAACCCTCGGGATGCGCCATTACGACGTCCAACTCATCGGCGGCATGGTGCTGCACGGCGGCAGCATCGCCGAGATGAAAACCGGTGAAGGGAAAACCCTGGTGGCCACCCTGCCCGGTTATCTCAACGCCCTGACGGGCCGCGGCGTGCATGTGATCACGGTCAACGATTACCTGGCCCGGCGCGATACCGAGTGGATGGGGCAGATTTACCGGTTTTTGGGCATGAGCGTGGGCACGATACAGCACGGGCTGGACGACCGGCAGCGCAAGGAATCCTACGGTTCGGACGTCACTTACGGCACCAACAACGAATTCGGGTTCGACTATTTGCGGGACAACATGAAGTTCGATGCCGCTTCCCTGGTGCAGCGAGAACTGTACTACGCCATCGTGGACGAAGTGGACAGCATCCTGGTGGATGAGGCCAGAACGCCTCTGATTATTTCGGGGCCGGCCGAAAAATCGACCCAGTTGTACTACCAGGTCAACGAAATCGTGCCCAAGTTCAAGGCCGAGGTCGATTATAAAATCGACGAAAAGGCGCGCAGCGCCACCCTCACCGAGGAAGGGGTGGCCCACGCCGAGAAAATGCTGGGCGTGGAAAACCTTTACGATCCCAGCAATATCGAACTGCTGCATCACACCAACCAGGCCTTGAAAGCCCATACCCTTTTCAAGCGTGACGTCGATTACATCGTCAAAGAGGGCGAGGTGATCATCGTCGACGAGTTCACCGGAAGATTGATGCCCGGCCGCCGCTACAGCGAAGGGCTGCACCAGGCCTTGGAGGCCAAGGAAAACGTCAAGATCGAAAACGAAAACCAGACCCTGGCGACGATTACATTTCAGAATTATTTCCGCATGTACGACAAGCTGGCGGGCATGACCGGTACGGCGGACACGGAAGCGGCGGAATTCAAAAAGATCTACAACCTGGATGTCTCGGTGATCCCCACCAACAAGCCCATGATTCGGAAGGATTTTGCAGATGTAATTTACAAAACCCGCCGGGAGAAATTCAACGCCGCCATCGAGGAGATCAAGGAGCTTCACAAACGGGGGCAGCCGGTGCTGGTGGGCACGGTGTCCATCGATATTTCCGAGCAGCTGGCCAAACAGTTGAAAAAACGGGGTATTCCCCATGAGATCCTCAACGCCAAGAATCACGAAAAGGAGGCCGAGATCATCTCCATGGCCGGCCAGAAAGGGGCCGTGACCATTTCCACCAACATGGCCGGGCGCGGAACCGATATCGTGCTGGGCGAAGGGGTGACCGAACTGGGCGGGCTGCATATCCTGGGCACGGAACGCCACGAGAGCCGCCGCATCGACAATCAGCTGCGCGGCCGCTCCGGACGCCAGGGTGATCCAGGCTCTTCCCGCTTCTACCTGGCCCTGGAGGACGACCTGCTGCGGATTTTCGGGGGGGAACGCATAACCGGGATCATGGAACGCCTGGGTATGGAAGAGGGCGAACCCATCGAGCACAACCTGATCAGCCGGGCCATCGAAAATGCCCAATCCAAGGTCGAGGCCCACAACTTTGACATCCGCAAGCACCTGCTGGAATACGACGATGTCATGAACCAGCAGCGGGAGGTGATCTACAAGCAGCGCCGCGACCTGTTGACCGGCGTAAACCTCAAAGAGACCATCGAAGACATCATGATGGAAAACGCCGAGACCATTGCCTCCCAATTCGCCGACGAGCGTGACCTGCCCGAGGATTGGGACTGGGACGGTATTTCGGATGCCGTATTCCAGCAGTTCAACTTCCGGCTGGCAAAAATGGATGAAAACACCTTAGACGGCCTCAACGACGAGGGATTGGCCCAGGCCATTTATGAACAGGCCCATGAGATATACACCCAAAAAACCGCCATGCTGGGCAGCGAGGAGGATTTCCGGCAGCTGGAGCGGGTGGTGATGCTTCAGACCGTGGACAACCTGTGGAAGGATCACCTGCTTTCCATGGACCATCTCAAGGAGGGCATCGGCCTGCGCGGCTACGCCCAGCAAAATCCGCTGCTGGTCTATAAGAAAGAGGGTTTCGAGATGTTCCAGGAGACCATCGAGCGCATTAAATCGGAAACCCTGGGCATCCTTTTCCGGATACAGTTGGCCGAGCCGGACCATATCGAGGAGCTGCAGCAGCCCAAGGAGCAGCCGCTGGTTTTTTCCGGCGGCGGCGATGCGCCGGCTGCCAAAAAACCGGTCAAGCGTGAAGCCAGTAAGGTGGGACGCAACGATCCCTGCCCGTGCGGGAGCGGGAAGAAGTATAAGAAATGCTGTGGGAGGTAA
- the argC gene encoding N-acetyl-gamma-glutamyl-phosphate reductase: protein MAKLRAAVVGATGYAGAELVRILSGHPDVDLTLITSRKQAGQDYDTIYPALKKFILLACADSDAAVVAENADVAFLALPHKASMGMAPGLLDAGLRVVDLSADFRFKNQAAYEAHYQPHTCAHLLETAVYGLCERFASRIAKADLIGNPGCYPTSVLLPLLPLVEAGLVDPTTLVADCKSGVSGAGREATATTHFCHVNESFKPYKVGGHRHTPEIDENLSLAAGRSVKITFVPHLIPMTRGMQSTIYANLSASADEPQVRQCLEAAYGEAPFIRLLGTGRAPDTLNVRGTNFCDIGWAVDPGSGRLILMSAIDNLVKGAAGQAVQNMNLMFGFEESAGLDTVPYPL, encoded by the coding sequence GTGGCAAAACTTCGTGCAGCCGTGGTTGGCGCCACCGGTTACGCCGGCGCCGAACTGGTCCGTATCTTAAGCGGACATCCGGATGTGGACCTTACCCTGATCACTTCCCGCAAGCAGGCCGGGCAGGATTACGACACCATTTATCCGGCCTTGAAGAAATTTATTCTCCTGGCCTGTGCGGACAGCGACGCGGCCGTGGTCGCCGAAAATGCCGATGTGGCCTTTCTGGCCCTGCCCCACAAGGCCTCCATGGGCATGGCTCCCGGGTTGCTGGATGCCGGACTGCGGGTAGTGGACCTTTCCGCGGATTTCCGGTTCAAAAACCAGGCGGCTTACGAGGCCCACTACCAGCCCCATACCTGCGCCCACCTGCTGGAGACAGCGGTGTACGGGCTCTGCGAACGTTTCGCGTCCCGGATCGCCAAAGCGGATCTGATCGGCAATCCGGGCTGCTACCCCACCAGCGTGCTGCTGCCGCTGCTGCCGCTGGTCGAAGCCGGGCTGGTGGACCCGACCACCCTGGTGGCCGATTGCAAGTCCGGCGTCAGCGGGGCCGGCCGTGAAGCCACGGCGACAACCCACTTCTGCCATGTCAACGAGTCCTTCAAACCATATAAGGTCGGGGGCCATCGGCACACGCCGGAGATCGACGAAAACCTTTCGCTGGCTGCCGGCAGATCGGTGAAGATCACCTTCGTTCCCCACCTGATCCCCATGACCCGCGGGATGCAGAGCACGATATACGCCAATCTGTCCGCCAGCGCCGATGAACCGCAGGTCCGACAGTGCCTGGAAGCGGCCTATGGCGAAGCGCCCTTCATCCGCCTGCTGGGCACCGGACGCGCACCGGACACCCTGAACGTCCGAGGAACCAATTTCTGTGACATCGGCTGGGCGGTGGATCCGGGCAGCGGGCGATTGATTCTGATGTCGGCCATCGATAATCTGGTCAAAGGGGCCGCGGGACAGGCCGTTCAGAACATGAACCTGATGTTCGGCTTCGAGGAGTCCGCGGGCCTGGACACTGTTCCTTATCCGCTCTAA
- a CDS encoding four helix bundle protein has product MRINRFEEIEAWKAARSLVNLVYEAIRQNAGFRRDYRLVNQIQGAAVSAMSNIAEGFARQSNKEFIHFLFIAKSSAAEVQSQLYVALDQDYLTETAFKKVYEQAERVSKLTSGFIKYLKTTLNTQQTQQTQ; this is encoded by the coding sequence ATGCGAATCAACCGATTCGAAGAAATCGAAGCTTGGAAAGCAGCGCGGAGCCTGGTGAATCTTGTTTATGAAGCAATTCGCCAGAATGCTGGGTTTCGAAGGGATTATAGGTTGGTAAACCAAATTCAGGGCGCGGCTGTATCAGCCATGTCGAACATTGCCGAAGGATTTGCCAGGCAAAGTAATAAAGAGTTTATCCACTTCTTGTTTATCGCTAAAAGTTCCGCCGCCGAGGTTCAAAGCCAGCTGTATGTGGCTCTCGATCAGGACTATCTAACCGAAACCGCATTTAAAAAAGTTTATGAACAAGCGGAGCGAGTATCCAAACTCACCTCCGGTTTCATCAAATATCTGAAAACGACGCTTAACACACAACAAACCCAACAAACCCAATGA
- a CDS encoding branched-chain amino acid ABC transporter permease, translating into MEETLAPQQNGLRYRLGLFFKPVPLLAYLIGFLACAFWELFVGEGLTSILGLPKMPVLFGLLTIFKVLAGLVNLAIKGDAFNWATLVHIPTALVYLFAIYLIPLALVARAVAKPANTLARVLQGFPLIVTALVQLGLMYAVLHIWAGVSDYRLITLKLTLIAVLFTLSLNIINGYMGEFSCSHPGFMAVGAYMSSLFTVGLFTSDKVLGEAVFTFSAAYLSFPLALIFGGLMASLAALIVAIPSFKTRGDYLAIISLAFLFIVKSFFENVQALGGSRGIAGQPDWATLPVIFITVAFGVWTINNFVTSTMGKALNAVRDDETAAEAMTVNTRKTKMSAFLFGAFWAGVAGGLLAHVLRYINPAMFSVQKLAEVLAMVYFGGLNSVYGSIVGAVSISLLGEALRPLEILKWIVIPLLLILVMIYRPTGLIAFKEFDVRQVFGPKEVD; encoded by the coding sequence ATGGAAGAAACACTCGCACCGCAACAAAACGGCCTGAGATACCGCCTGGGCCTGTTTTTCAAACCGGTGCCGTTGCTGGCATATCTGATTGGCTTTTTGGCCTGCGCCTTCTGGGAACTGTTCGTCGGCGAGGGTCTGACGTCGATTCTGGGGCTGCCCAAAATGCCGGTGCTTTTCGGTCTGCTCACCATCTTCAAGGTGCTTGCCGGGCTGGTCAACCTGGCGATCAAGGGAGATGCCTTCAACTGGGCCACGCTGGTACATATTCCCACGGCATTGGTCTACCTGTTTGCCATTTACCTGATTCCGTTGGCGCTGGTCGCCCGGGCGGTGGCCAAACCGGCCAACACCCTGGCGCGCGTCCTGCAAGGCTTCCCGCTGATCGTCACGGCCCTGGTTCAGTTGGGGCTGATGTACGCCGTGCTGCACATCTGGGCCGGCGTAAGCGACTATCGGCTGATTACCCTCAAGCTGACCCTGATCGCCGTATTGTTCACCCTGAGCCTCAACATCATCAACGGATACATGGGAGAATTTTCCTGCTCCCATCCCGGCTTCATGGCTGTCGGGGCCTACATGTCCAGCCTGTTCACCGTGGGGCTGTTCACCAGCGACAAGGTGCTGGGGGAGGCGGTCTTCACCTTTTCCGCGGCCTATTTATCCTTTCCGCTGGCATTGATCTTCGGCGGTTTGATGGCCTCGCTGGCCGCCCTGATCGTCGCCATCCCGTCGTTTAAAACCCGGGGAGACTACCTGGCCATCATCAGCCTGGCGTTTCTTTTCATCGTCAAGAGCTTTTTCGAAAACGTGCAGGCGCTGGGCGGTTCGCGAGGCATCGCCGGCCAGCCGGACTGGGCCACCCTGCCGGTGATTTTTATCACCGTGGCTTTCGGGGTCTGGACAATCAACAACTTCGTCACCTCCACCATGGGCAAGGCCCTCAATGCGGTACGAGACGACGAAACCGCGGCCGAGGCCATGACCGTGAACACCCGCAAGACCAAGATGTCGGCCTTTCTCTTCGGCGCCTTCTGGGCCGGGGTGGCCGGCGGCCTTTTGGCCCATGTGCTGCGCTACATCAACCCGGCCATGTTCAGCGTCCAGAAACTGGCCGAGGTGTTGGCCATGGTTTACTTCGGCGGTCTGAACTCGGTCTACGGCTCCATTGTGGGGGCCGTGTCCATCAGCCTTTTGGGAGAGGCCCTGCGGCCCCTGGAGATTCTCAAGTGGATCGTTATTCCACTGCTTTTGATTCTCGTGATGATTTATCGCCCCACCGGACTGATCGCCTTTAAAGAGTTCGACGTCCGGCAGGTGTTCGGGCCCAAGGAGGTGGATTGA
- a CDS encoding ABC transporter ATP-binding protein, translating to MPLLHVTDMSHNFGGLQAVSEYNLSLDPGQITGLIGPNGAGKTTIFNLITGIHRPTRGSVLFDGEELVGKKPNETAAMGLARTFQEMKLWRHMTVLDHIKMARYSKLSYGLMGAFLDTPKRRREEREATDLAMEVLKMFAVDQFADQLVVNLPYGAQRRVEMARAMVIQPKVLLLDEPTVGMTPDEMMAMIEVVRQAHERFNLAIFLIEHRLKVVHELCQHVQALVFGQVLVEGTPNEVQNHPKVIEAYIGEQEVEF from the coding sequence ATGCCGCTGCTGCACGTAACCGACATGAGCCATAATTTCGGCGGCCTCCAGGCTGTCTCCGAATACAACCTCAGCCTGGACCCCGGACAGATCACCGGTCTGATCGGCCCCAACGGCGCCGGCAAGACCACCATCTTTAATCTGATCACCGGCATTCACCGGCCCACGCGGGGGTCGGTTCTTTTCGACGGCGAGGAACTGGTTGGCAAAAAGCCCAACGAGACCGCCGCCATGGGGCTGGCCCGGACGTTTCAGGAGATGAAGCTCTGGCGCCACATGACGGTTTTGGACCACATCAAGATGGCCCGTTATTCCAAGCTTTCCTACGGCCTTATGGGAGCCTTTCTGGACACCCCCAAACGCCGCCGCGAAGAGCGCGAGGCCACCGACCTGGCCATGGAGGTCCTGAAGATGTTCGCCGTGGACCAGTTCGCCGACCAGTTGGTGGTCAACCTGCCGTACGGCGCCCAGCGCCGGGTGGAGATGGCCCGGGCCATGGTGATCCAGCCCAAAGTGCTTTTGCTGGACGAGCCCACGGTGGGCATGACGCCGGACGAGATGATGGCCATGATCGAGGTGGTCCGCCAGGCCCACGAACGCTTCAACCTGGCCATTTTTCTCATCGAGCACCGATTGAAAGTGGTCCATGAACTCTGTCAGCACGTCCAGGCCCTGGTGTTCGGGCAGGTTCTGGTCGAAGGAACGCCCAACGAGGTTCAGAACCATCCTAAAGTGATCGAAGCCTACATCGGCGAACAGGAGGTGGAATTCTGA